The genomic DNA TCATCCTAGATCAGCTGGCTGATAGCCACTCAGGCGGCTGCTGCGGACCCCAGGGAAGACTGGAAGAATTGCCTAGTCCAGTCCAGCCTAGCCCAAATTACTGACCTATAGAATCTCAAACTAAATAAATGGCTGCTTTAAGACACTAAATTTTGGAATGATTTGTCATGTAGTCAAAACTGACTGAGTAGCCCTTAACTTTGTAAATATGGCTCACAGTTCATTTTGGGCACAGAATTTTCTCATATGGCTTATCAAATTACCTTGACAACTGCCAACTCTCCACTTCACTTTGCGATGTATGGACACAGTCTCAGTGTACAGTTGTCAGAATACAGACACCCTGGGGAGATTTGATATTGGATCTGTGATCTGCGGAATATGAAGTTGACTAATGTGCTTGAGATGTGACATATATAGTATAATACACTTCTTGGAGAAAATGCAAGTATATCAGCAGCACATAAACATCTACAACAGTACAAACTTCAAACAAGCAGTTTAAAAGTTAGTGTAAATCCAACTAGCTTTGTTTCCTAACATGATTGCTtatgatgcaaaaaaaaaaaaaaaaaggctgtttGTCAGACACTGAATTTGTACAACTAATCAACTCTGTCCTACAGACACGGCCATAAAGTCTCTGATTTTTCCttcaaagaattttattattttgatatattattgAAACTACCACCAAAGGCTGATGTATCATTCCAGATGTCTGTGTTGAACTGCCTTGATTCTAATGATGACACATCAGAGGAGATTAGTGAACTGGACCTTTGatttatcttaattttcaaacatgtcagagtgtcttttcctcttttcctggcaGCCACTCTTTTCTGTCCAGCTCTCCCAGCTGGGCATTTTGGGAAAGCAGCCAATTCCAGGGCTAATGTGTTTCTGCTGTTATCTGACACTGGTGCTGCTTCATAGAGGCAGCAATGAAGATAAGCCCTAATTggatgtatttttaaagcaaaccTTTTAGTTACTTAGAGCAGAGCTTCCCCAATtagcttcctttctcctctctctggctgTGCAAGAACCACACTAATGTGAAATGCTGGATTTGGAAGGGAGTCAAGGGCAGTGTCGGGGCAACTAAAGGACAATCAGAATGAACTCTGGAGAAACACTCCACTGGACAGGCTGGGAGCTGTATTTCCAGAAAGGCAAGGCAAGTGATGGGTGTTGAGAGGATCAGACATGACAAGAGGCCCCAGCAGTGGTCCAGGGTACACTACCAACTGTCCCACCCTGAAGCACgtgaaaggagagggaaggaataTACAGGcactgaaagagaaagaatcactACTTCATAATGGCCATCATTGTGCCCCAATGGAGATATATTGcttcaatgaaaaatattttaaccttaGTTCAGGACTGTCAGTTTTAAGTTACATTCTTTAATATATTATCCTCAGGTTGGAGAAAATCTATTTAAATCCCTACCTTCTTTAAGACACTTGCCAGATTTTGATAGTGATTGAGTAAGAAAGCTGCTTAGCAAAAGGAGCAGGTTTAGAGGGCttgatattgaaaaaaaaatagagaaaagaagcagggtagaaaaacatttttttctggcttttatttctgaaatggaaTTATAAGTGAGACATAATAAGTTAATAATTTCCCTTTGGTTGGAAGTAGGTCTGCCATCATTACCTCCTACTCCCTAGGGGGTGTGAGTTCCTGCATTCATTTTAGTGTTATTTAATAGCAGGGGTATGAGGATAAACGCCCCCTTTGGCAGATCCATCCAGACTGTATTACATTAGTCCTGTGGTCAATTAGAAGGGGtgagcctgggctgggctgggttgCAGTAGTGGGGGTAAGAGGAGAGAGTGAGGTGGGGCGTggtgaagagaaagcagagaggaagcaGCTGCACTCCACTGAACCAGGCTCTCCATCTGGCTCCTCGACTTGACTTCCTACCCATTTTTATGGAGGCATCTGTCCCCACAGACCTGCCCCCGACACTAGGAACTTCATCTCAGGTTCTGACTCAGGGATTTACTTCACAGGAAGTTAGAATTTGAGTTCAGTGTTATAAGGTTACACAGGTTGTGATTTTTGCATGCAGGCACTATTTGAAAATTTACTTACTGAAATTAATATTAACATGTGGAATGTTTGACTTACTTTATAGGTCAGTTTCCAAATTTTGCAAACCAGTGACCTAACAAGATAATATTAACTTGGagacatatttttctctttcctctcttttgatTTCTCACGGGATTATAGTACTGTGTGTAAATCCTGAATCTTCCCCTATCTGTGCAGGCCCCCATATGTACTCCTCTGCACGTAGGAATAAATTTTCCAACAGATAGTCCCTCTTCACGATAATAACCCAGACTGGTAAGATGACTGTTGTGAAACTAATTTAGTTCTAATGATTAAGTAACATGTTTGGTGTTTGCTTTAGAGTTCCGGGATAAAAATTTACAAACAGTGACTTAACAAGGTTTAGGTCggccgttttttttttttttttccttttctcctttgctgtgACACTGATTTGCTGGGAACATCTTGTACACATAACCACAGTGGACAAAGTGGCTCTTGAAAAGTGGCAGGGATATTGGAGTGCTATGCATAAAATACATAACATTGCTGGGGAAATATGAAGAATTCTAGATCAAGATCACTTCCAGAATGTGCTAGAGTCATGAATTTTGCATAGAAGAAAAGACTCTGAAGACAGTTATTTTTAGCAGCTTTACAGTTTCTAGGTGGCACATCTAAATGAATAGGTACAAATATATAGAGCTCAGTTTAGGTAACGAAGCTCCTCTCCAACACAATGATCACAATTTGCTCCCCCCTCCTTCCATCCTCATGCTGAACCTCAATCCCCTAGTAATTGAACTCCTTCTAATGGATTAAAATCTTGGGTGCGTGCaaagttctataatttttatgtcaTCCCCAGTACATATACCCAATTTTAGAAGCTGCGTACCTGATGGTTAGTCCTATCCACTGTATTGGCCGTGGAGGGGTGGTCTCTAGTGTTCTGACGAACTCGAGTGGAGTTTTGCTGCTCAATGGTGGAGGAAGTTGGGATACAGAACTCTCTGAAGCATCGTTTGAAGTTTTCATCCAGAAATGCATAAAGGACTGGGTTCAGGCAGCTGTTTGTGTAACCTAGAGCAATGCAGAAGTGCCAAGAGACGGTCTGGAAAGTAGTTTCTGGGATCGTAATCAAGGCTTTAATGATGACATAAATGTGAATGGGAGTCCAGCAGACAATGAACACAGCCACAACCACAAGCACCATCCTGGTGATTCTTCTCaggtttctgtctttttctttggaGCCAGAGAGCATACGGACACTCCTGAGGCGTAAGATCATCAGTCCATAACACACCGTAATGATGAGGACCGGCATGATGAAGGCAAAGATGAAAACACAGATTTTCAGCAGGTTTTCCCAGTACCATGTTGGGTGAGAGAATGTTAGTGTGCAGTCTATGGAACctagaagaaaagaattataaggAAGAATTAGCAGCATTCAGTATTATTGAGTATTAATATTACCATTTTGCTTTAATGTACAGCCTTGAGGAGAGATAACTTAAGGCCATTACTACACAAGGCAGTaagggaagatttaaaaaaattgtgagagaaacatattttcttgttgattttcaggaagagttatttttaatcttttttctaaatatctcATTTTGTTGTCTGCTTCAATTATATTAAGCTTTCATTCAGTCAACAATTATGGACCTATCATCATTAGCTAGATCCTCTATGGGACTATGTTGATATCAAAACATATAATCACTGTCCAAAATCTATAGAAGTTTTTCTCTAATGGATGTTTTCACTCCACTTTTTGATAGGTAGTTCATCATCCTGATATGAGGtctaaaaagacaaatttgtcaTGTAGGCAGtcagttgaaattttaaaacaagcctCTAACTTAATGTTATTTGGGTTTAAGCTCTAATTACTCTTGGAAGAGCTATATTCTTATTTCCCtatcattttgaaaaagtaaatgcaGAGAAATCAGGAACCAATAGATTGCATTCTGTATAAAATGTTTAGTGGGCTTAAAATTATAGGTAAAATTCCTATTTCGAAATATTTAAAGGCATTTTGCTGGAAAGAATCGTTAAAATTACAATTTGACTAAGACATTGGACCACTCCATGAATTCTACTTGGCTCATGACTTCACCAACATATTGATCTAAAAACTCTCCTCCCTCAGGCCTGCAACATTACTCACCATGCCTGTATTTTGTTGTTGCCATAAACATTACAGGCAGACCAATGGCTGAAGAGAGGATCCAGTTGCAGACGTTGACGATTTTGGCATTGCGGGGAGTACGGAAATCCAGGGCCTTGACGGGATGGCAGACTGCAATGTAGCGATCAACACTCATAGTACAGAGGGTGAATATGCTGGTGAACATATTATAATAATCTATGGAGATCACGATCTTGCAGAGGATGGTTCCAAATGGCCATGTTCCCATTAGGTAATTAACACTCTGGAATGGCAGGGTGCTGGTTGCTAAGGCATCTGCCAGAGCAAGATTGAAAATATAGATGTTGGTGGCAGTCTTCATTTTGGTGTATCTAGGAGATGAAGAAAGAGCAGTGGCAGAGTCAGAAAAAGACACTGATGTGAAATACAGATAAGCttccaataataaaaaaaaaatgcaaggatTAGTGGAAAGCATTTGAGATTAAGTATGGAAGAATTTTTTCTAGTACTAGATTGGCTATTTATAACCATGTGCCTATGGAGTAAATATATAATTTCCCTACCTGTCTgtgttcttatctgtaaaatgattataataatagCTGCCATACTGATGTACTGTTCGTTTGGTATTTTTtagtgtgccaggaactgtgatAGGTGTAAAAGACACGGGGAGCTCTCAGTCAAGTATCCAGGCACTGGATAATAATTCACTTTAATTCTAAACACATAAGAGAAAAGTTTCAGATATGTGGCTAAAATTATGGAACAACATAATAGTGCAAGAGTGTATATATAATGCATGTATgcgcatatatacatatgtacatatacacaaatgCAGGCTATTATGGGCACATAGAGATGAGGCAAAGGCAATAGAAGGGGTaagataaggaaagaaggaaggcatcCTGGAAGTCCAGAAGCAAAAGTTTAATCTGACGGTTAGTAGGTGTAGCTCggtccaggcagagaaagaaccCACAGGCTTAGAGTTGAAATGGCATGAAGCGCATGTTTGGCACTGCTTAAGGGTGACAATGAATCTGATCAAGGAGGAATATGGAGGCCAGTTCATGGAGAGACTTGTATGCCTTGGTAAAAATATTAGACTTTATCCAATCTGTGATGGGAAAgttaggttgttttgtttttattatataatagcTCCATTGAGGCAGATAATTAAACTGTgcagtttgataagttttgacatgtgCACACCCTTGTGAAACCATCAGCATAATCAAGATCAGGGACTGGCAAACTACGGCCTGCAAACTCAGTTGGgctgctgcttgtttttgtaaacagGTTTTATTGGAACTTATTCACACGCATTTAATTACTTCTTATCTATGACTGTTTTGATGatgcaatggcagagttgaatagttgctaCAGAGACTGTATaacttgcaaagcctaaaatatttactatctggccctttacagcaaaaaaaaaagcaccaaatCATCATCAAGATAAATGAACATTTcaatcacccccaaaagtttccttgtgtagCTCTATAATCTTTCCATTTTGCCCATCCCTGTCTTGACCCCCATCCCCACTCTTCCCTAGGCTATCAGTCAATcttgatctgttttctgtcattaTAAATTAGTTTacgttttctagaattttatgtaaatagaatcattcagtatatattctttctttctagtttctttcactcagataattattttgagatttatccatgttgttgcatgtgtcaacaattcattctttttcattgccaaATGGTATTCCATTGCTTGGATATGCCataacttgtttatccattcgtctattAATGAGAATTGAGCTGCATCTAGTTTGGGGATATTACCAAttagctgttatgaacattcatgcacaagtctTTCCATGGACatacgtttttctttttcttgtgtaagTATCTAGGAGTGTTATATATCTTCCAAGCCACAGAAATTAGAACTACTAAGTAGAAGAAATAAGCAGACACACTGACAAGAGTAATAAATTGTATCTGATGGTAGAAGAGTATCTTGCAAATATATTGTCAAATTGTCCAATATATTTGACATTCCACATCTATTTACCCTGATGTTAGTAACAGTACCTCAGTTTCACTCCGGGGACCCACCCATTTCCCACTCTCAGTCCATGTGTTTCTGTGGGCTCCATTACCAGTTCAGGGCATAAAGATGTAAAGCAATTGGGGCCACCATGGATGTTCAGCAGTGGTCTCACATTTCAACTAGAGCAAATGATATTTTGAGGGGACTTCTGGGAAAAGAGTACACTATTTTTCCCACAGGACCCAAACCCGAGAGGATGTAAAGTACACAGTTTCTGGAAGAGCTTGTCTGAAAACGGACCTAACCCTGAGGATATGGATTcaacagagtgagagagaaaccCATACCTGACACCGGATcttttttggactttttttttaccTGGTACAATAAATTCTCTTTAAGCTTCAGCTTGTGTTGTTTTTCAGTCACACGAAATTAGGACTCTAACTCATTCAGCCCAAGATGGCTGTTGGTAGGAGGAGATGTTTATAGACTCCTTTGTTTAGGACCTTAATTCAGTGTTCCAGGAAAGTTTGTTTGGTTTCAGTAAGCACCAGGAAGCTGAAGTTATAAAGGAGGATTTCATTAACCTCCTCAGGGTCAATAGGCTCGAACTGTTTCTCGAGCTCTAAAATTCTGACACTCGATCTAGCCTGCTATCATTTCAGAAGTGGCATTACTGCCAGAACGGCTCCTCATTTTCAGATTTGGGGGCTTTTGATTCGCTTTAATGGTTTTACTtccttaaagaattttaaagggaaaagGTAGAGAAAGCCATTTAACTTGAGGAGATAAACCAATTTGATTTTAGTGAGGACCTTAAACATGGcaaacataaaaagataattcagACAGGATCCtccaaacaacaaaaactaagaaatgaaaacaaaattaaaattgtgaaatatttttttttttgaggaagattagccctgagctaatatcccctgtcaatcctcctctttttgctgaggaagactggccttgagctaacatctatgtccatcttcctctattttatatgtgggacgccttccacagcatggcttcgtaagtggtgtataggtccacacccaggattcaaaccagcaaacctgggccaccaaagcagagcatgtggacttaaccactgcgccacagggctgccccCCCAAATTGTAAGACTTTAGAATTACTGACCATAATGttcaagaagttttaaaatttttgatgctatttataagcagaaatttctctctcaaagCAGAAGAAACACCCCCATTGCTAGCTACACCACTGATGACAGACCTGCATGATCTCAAGGCACGCCCAGCTGTGTTAGTCACTTTACCACCCAGCAGACCCTCCGTCTCACATCTTAGCTTTAATAGGCTGTTTTATGTTAAATAATCAGGTTCTTTACTGTCAGTAAACTTTAACCTTTTCTTCAGGCTCATCTTAGTACTGGGTACCTATTGATGTATGTTTACTtcagttttaaaagaatcattttctcCCCCAGAATGAGAATGAgctccccctgagctaacatccatgcccatcttcctctactttatatgtgggacacctgccacagcatggcttgacaagccgtgtgCCCGTCCTCAACCATGATCAGaaatggtgaaccctgggctgctgaagcggaacgtgtgagcttaaccgccgcaccaccgggtcagccccagAAGGAATTTCTTAAATATGTGAAAGAGAATTATACAAGACTAAAGGTTTGGGAATTCCAACTGCCTCCAGCATATCTCCGAACACTTTAATCTACAGGGACCATCTGATCAGAAAAGGGCTCATGCAGTCCAGCAAACATGagcttctccttcttttctgttcTGATGTGGTGGTATGAATGTTGACCCACAAAAGTTCACAAGAACGATCAGGGTTGCACTACAAGTTATAGGAATGTGCAAACCAGAGTTAGCAAACGGGCCAAAGAGGTCAGCTGAAGGAGGGATTATCTTTGCTATTCAGTTCACCTGAGTGGGTCTGAGTAGAACTCCTGGATATTAACACGCAatcctttttccatcccttctacCTGTTACTTCTTACTGTGCCATTAATGAGTTTAGTAGTAAAGAGGGGAAAGTGAAAGGAGAGGGATGTGGAGCATGTCCTTAGAGGGTCTCACCTAGACTCACAGGGCCTTCCTGACATTGACCTGTCCTACTGTGCCCACTGAATTGGGGCTTTTCCTTTAGGCAGTGTCCCaagctccttttcctttctaattatCCCATTGAAATTGTCCTagtatgtatttctttaaattgttcTAGGTGATTGAGTAGCTTATTTGCTATACGAATCCAAATAAATTACCTTGcaattattagttttttaaatgatatcttCTCAGGACCTTCAATGCTTGATCCATCAGAGTGATTTTATGGAGCTTCCAGGTGCTGTGCTGCGGAAGAAGCGTATGAAGCCCATTCCAGCGGCAGCTCATCTATTCTCCTGAGAGaacttttatttgtaaatgtccttcctctttttcatggttataaaatatttcctattcaTCTTTAGACCCATTCTTCACGCCATTTCCCAACTGTTACTACTTACCAAAACATCATTGATTTTAACCAACTTGTGCTAAATGAAGCTACGCTGAATAAATTACTCTTGCTTTGCGaaccttttgttgttgttgttttaatttgcttttgagTTATTCTTGAATTGAGATGACCCTATCTctgtccagaaataaaactgaccAAGGAAgattgaaagaaggaagaaccCATTCTAGAATCCAGCTTGTCAGTTTTATACTACATCATGCAGTTCACATCTCCTCTTTTAGGAGCTCACAATAGAGCCAATGGAATGTACAGaagatttttacttctttttgggcttattttctgccttttgatGTTTTTACCAAATGgagtttttctcccttttgctaatatcagtgaaaaagaaagacaccAAATTCAGTAAGAATTCGACGAGCCCCTTTTATTTGTTTGGCACTGTGCTTGCAAAGATACCTTTCTAGAATCTGTTATGACTTTTATGTCCACTTACCCTCACATTaaaaaatccacatttttaaaggagaaaagaaactccCTAGAGTGTCATCCTTAaatagcaatgatttcttggataaatccaacaaaataaaTGTACTTATATACTTCAGGTTATTACTTAGATGAAGAAAATGGTCATATGAGTGAGGACCTACCTGCATTTCTCCTTTATTATCCATTCCATTCTGATATCTCAGGcaagcatgtgtgtgcatgtgtgtgtgtgtgtgtgtgtgtgagagagagagagagacagagacagagagacagagagagacagagagagattgaaaacaacagaaaccaaaatcaaaaccAGTGATACACTCTCTTCAGCTATTAACACAGAAAAAGGCCGTatatta from Equus quagga isolate Etosha38 chromosome 8, UCLA_HA_Equagga_1.0, whole genome shotgun sequence includes the following:
- the OPRM1 gene encoding LOW QUALITY PROTEIN: mu-type opioid receptor (The sequence of the model RefSeq protein was modified relative to this genomic sequence to represent the inferred CDS: inserted 3 bases in 2 codons) — translated: MSDAQLSPXLLLSGSARDGLCKKQQELWQQLKEAAEARGTRTVRALAVTSHRGXQPAVSTMDSSTVPTNASNCNDPFTHSSSCSPAPSPGSWVNFSHADGNLSDPCGPNRTELGGSDSLCPPTGSPSMITAITIMAIYSIVCVVGLFGNFLVMYVIVRYTKMKTATNIYIFNLALADALATSTLPFQSVNYLMGTWPFGTILCKIVISIDYYNMFTSIFTLCTMSVDRYIAVCHPVKALDFRTPRNAKIVNVCNWILSSAIGLPVMFMATTKYRHGSIDCTLTFSHPTWYWENLLKICVFIFAFIMPVLIITVCYGLMILRLRSVRMLSGSKEKDRNLRRITRMVLVVVAVFIVCWTPIHIYVIIKALITIPETTFQTVSWHFCIALGYTNSCLNPVLYAFLDENFKRCFREFCIPTSSTIEQQNSTRVRQNTRDHPSTANTVDRTNHQPPLAVSMSQVFT